One uncultured Alphaproteobacteria bacterium genomic region harbors:
- the rph gene encoding Ribonuclease PH has translation MRPSGRAFDALRTIVLEPNVSKHAEGSCLVKFGDTHVLCTATVEDRVPSWMRNTGKGWITAEYGMLPRSTNERTDREARKGQSGRTHEIQRLIGRSLRAVADLKAMGELSIKIDCDVLQADGGTRTASITGGYVALFLAFRKLRGMGMLPTIPLKDYVAAVSCGLYKGEPVLDLDYAEDSDADADANFVLTGQGGIVEIQGTAEHDPFREEQFLALLALAKKGVTDLVRMQKQVLGTGA, from the coding sequence ATGCGTCCCTCCGGTCGGGCTTTCGACGCCCTGCGCACCATCGTTCTCGAACCCAACGTCTCGAAGCACGCCGAGGGCTCCTGCCTGGTCAAGTTCGGCGATACTCACGTGCTCTGCACCGCCACCGTCGAGGACCGCGTTCCCTCCTGGATGCGCAACACCGGCAAGGGTTGGATCACCGCCGAATACGGCATGCTTCCCCGCTCCACCAACGAGCGCACCGACCGCGAGGCGCGCAAGGGCCAGAGCGGCCGCACCCACGAAATCCAGCGCCTGATCGGCCGCTCCCTGCGCGCCGTCGCCGATCTCAAGGCGATGGGCGAACTCTCGATCAAGATCGACTGCGACGTTCTCCAGGCCGACGGCGGCACCCGCACCGCTTCGATCACCGGCGGTTACGTCGCGCTGTTTCTGGCGTTCCGGAAGCTGCGCGGCATGGGCATGCTGCCGACCATCCCGCTCAAGGACTACGTCGCCGCGGTGAGCTGCGGCCTCTACAAGGGCGAGCCGGTGCTCGACCTCGACTATGCCGAGGATTCCGACGCCGACGCCGACGCCAACTTCGTCCTCACCGGGCAGGGCGGCATCGTCGAGATCCAGGGCACCGCGGAGCACGATCCGTTCCGCGAGGAGCAGTTCCTCGCCCTCCTCGCCCTCGCCAAGAAAGGCGTTACCGACTTGGTGCGGATGCAGAAACAGGTCCTCGGCACCGGAGCCTGA
- the coaE gene encoding Dephospho-CoA kinase: MRVIGLTGSIGMGKSTTAAMLRRLGLPVHDADAVVHRLTAPGGPALAAIARRFPGVVDEDGRLDRAALGARVFGDRVALKDLEVILHPLVRAAERRFLQRARRMRKRAVVLDIPLLYETGGDARCDAVWVASAAPIIQAQRVLRRPGMTRDRLRAIRARQTPDAVKRRRADAVIPTGLGRRTAWNAVVRALHKLLREPRDA; the protein is encoded by the coding sequence ATGCGGGTGATTGGTCTCACCGGCTCGATCGGCATGGGCAAGAGCACCACCGCGGCGATGCTGCGGCGCCTCGGATTGCCGGTTCACGACGCCGATGCGGTGGTGCACCGGCTGACCGCGCCGGGCGGCCCGGCGCTGGCGGCGATCGCCCGCCGGTTTCCCGGCGTCGTCGACGAGGACGGCCGCCTCGACCGCGCCGCCCTCGGGGCGCGGGTTTTCGGCGACCGCGTCGCCCTCAAGGATCTGGAGGTGATCCTCCACCCGCTGGTGCGCGCCGCCGAGCGCCGGTTTCTTCAGCGCGCGCGGCGGATGCGCAAGCGGGCGGTGGTGCTCGACATTCCGCTGTTGTATGAAACCGGGGGAGACGCGCGCTGCGACGCGGTCTGGGTTGCCTCCGCCGCGCCGATCATTCAGGCGCAGCGGGTGCTGCGGCGGCCGGGGATGACCCGCGACCGCCTTCGCGCGATCCGCGCGCGCCAGACGCCCGACGCGGTCAAACGCCGCCGCGCCGACGCGGTGATCCCCACCGGCCTCGGCCGCCGCACCGCCTGGAACGCGGTGGTGCGGGCCCTCCACAAGCTGCTGCGGGAGCCGCGCGATGCGTGA
- the aroE gene encoding Shikimate dehydrogenase: MTETVLAHTGRTRLAGILGWPVAFSQSPRLHAYWLAKHGVDGAYVPLPVEPGRLADAVRGLAALGFRGGNVTKPHKEAVIPLLDAITPTAAAIGAVNTLIVGDDGCITGTNSDAPGFLANLRACAPQWRHDRPAAVLGAGGGARAVCAALLEGGVPEVRLFNRTVEKAQALADHFRAHHAAPVRALPFTAEAWRAEAAEAGVAVNTTSLGMTGQPPLHLDLAALADDAVVADIVYSPLETPFLAAGAARGLACVDGLGMLLHQGGIGFEAWFGVRPEVDDALRAYVLEAIRS; this comes from the coding sequence ATGACCGAAACCGTTCTCGCCCATACGGGCCGCACCCGCCTCGCCGGCATTCTCGGATGGCCGGTCGCGTTCAGCCAGTCGCCGCGGCTGCATGCCTATTGGCTGGCGAAGCACGGCGTCGACGGCGCCTACGTGCCGTTGCCGGTCGAACCCGGCCGCCTCGCCGACGCGGTGCGCGGCCTCGCGGCGCTCGGCTTCCGCGGCGGCAACGTCACCAAGCCGCACAAGGAAGCGGTGATCCCGCTGCTCGACGCGATCACCCCGACTGCGGCGGCGATCGGCGCGGTCAACACCCTGATCGTCGGCGACGACGGCTGCATTACCGGCACCAACAGCGATGCGCCGGGCTTCCTCGCCAATCTGCGCGCCTGCGCGCCGCAATGGCGGCACGATCGCCCGGCGGCGGTGCTCGGCGCGGGCGGCGGCGCCCGCGCCGTGTGCGCCGCGCTGCTGGAAGGCGGCGTGCCCGAAGTCCGCCTGTTCAATCGTACCGTCGAGAAGGCGCAGGCGCTCGCCGATCATTTCCGCGCCCACCACGCCGCGCCGGTCCGCGCCCTGCCGTTCACCGCCGAAGCCTGGCGCGCCGAGGCGGCGGAAGCGGGGGTTGCGGTCAACACCACGTCGCTGGGCATGACCGGGCAGCCGCCGCTGCATCTCGACCTTGCCGCGCTGGCCGACGACGCGGTGGTCGCCGACATCGTCTATTCGCCGCTCGAAACCCCGTTTCTCGCCGCTGGCGCGGCGCGCGGGCTCGCCTGCGTCGACGGTCTCGGCATGCTCCTGCACCAGGGCGGCATCGGTTTCGAGGCGTGGTTCGGGGTTCGTCCGGAGGTGGACGACGCCCTGCGCGCCTACGTGCTGGAAGCGATCCGGTCGTGA
- a CDS encoding putative transcriptional regulator, LysR family (Evidence 3 : Function proposed based on presence of conserved amino acid motif, structural feature or limited homology): protein MTHLDMDLARTFVAICESGNFSRAAEVIGRTPSAVSLQVKKLEDVLGRPLFQRDSRSVALTPDGETLLDYARRLLALNDEALQRFRTAGIAGRVRIGAPGDSGAIALPDILRRFAASHPGVEVEVRLDGSASLLRRCREGNLDLAIFSDSALPPPDSVEIHTEELVWVGLHHGCAKDRTPLPLAVADPGCAWRGAALAALDDAGLDYRVAYSSEQCQGQIAAVRADLAIAPLPMSVVASPLTRIDGLPRIGAFRVFLYVRPSAGEAVRALAAHVAAGFRDLAGCGARLFA, encoded by the coding sequence ATGACCCACCTCGACATGGATCTCGCCCGCACCTTCGTCGCAATCTGCGAGTCCGGCAACTTCTCGCGTGCCGCCGAAGTGATCGGCCGCACCCCCTCGGCGGTCAGCCTGCAGGTGAAGAAGCTCGAAGACGTGCTCGGAAGGCCGTTGTTCCAGCGCGATTCCCGCAGCGTCGCGCTCACGCCGGACGGGGAAACCCTGCTCGATTACGCGCGCCGCCTGCTTGCCCTCAACGACGAGGCGTTGCAACGGTTTCGCACCGCCGGGATCGCCGGGCGGGTGCGCATCGGCGCGCCCGGGGATTCCGGCGCGATCGCCTTGCCGGACATTCTCCGCCGCTTCGCCGCCAGCCATCCGGGGGTCGAGGTGGAGGTGCGGCTCGACGGCAGCGCATCGCTGCTGCGCCGCTGCCGCGAGGGCAACCTCGATCTCGCGATCTTCAGCGACAGCGCCTTGCCGCCGCCGGATTCGGTGGAGATCCATACCGAGGAACTGGTGTGGGTGGGCCTCCACCACGGCTGCGCCAAGGATCGCACGCCGCTGCCGCTTGCGGTCGCCGATCCGGGGTGCGCGTGGCGCGGTGCGGCGCTCGCGGCGCTCGACGACGCCGGTCTCGATTACCGCGTCGCCTATTCATCGGAGCAATGCCAGGGGCAGATCGCCGCGGTGCGCGCCGATCTTGCGATCGCACCGCTGCCGATGAGCGTGGTCGCGTCGCCGTTGACCCGGATCGACGGCCTGCCGCGGATCGGCGCGTTCCGGGTCTTTCTCTACGTCCGCCCGAGTGCGGGCGAGGCGGTGAGGGCGCTCGCCGCCCACGTCGCGGCCGGTTTCCGCGATCTTGCCGGGTGCGGCGCGCGGTTGTTCGCATAG
- a CDS encoding Histidine kinase, HAMP region:Bacterial chemotaxis sensory transducer — protein MRIGISARFAGAMVGVSLAAAATTGFAVNVYFAEVIRRAEESDLQNRFGLLTAAIAASAEQAKAMASLAAALPGVAETVAAGDRDRLAAQMAPVFARLAKPYGIEQFQFHLPPATSFLRVHAPAKFGDDLSKIRETVVEANARRVPVVGLETGVAGLGIRGVVPLAVGDRHVGTVEFGLALGKSFFEDFKAAHRADAALLIPAHDGGYRIFAGTVSAARLSREEFARALAGETVVRNDTVDGRNVAILGRAVPDYSGRPVGVAEIAMDAETYVGQLRESRRTVLMLVGGIAALAAAISIVVARGITGPIRAFTAAMERISRQDFAVDLPQTARADEIGLMARAIAVVRDEAKALATLQSRQTEMVEALRRGEAETRDSMLRQLVGVVDAAVQSNEAGLVLAGMLGDLRRTAGESQTIAAAIEEMVASIGSITENSERAAAEAESAESDAREGVADAETADAAAGTLDASIGDADTKIRALAEAAEHIVPIIDQIETIASQTNLLALNATIEAARAGEAGKGFAVVAGEVKTLATQTARATDDIRARIGAVRDGMTAALSAMHASTRAATASRAAADGLRERLDGILRRIDGVSARMRDIAQILTQQAGAAHEVSDSGGRVAALAGGNLEQIDAMLASLTRANTVLDARVEDFSSIRSARAVIEIAKNDHVRFKRQVIETLLGRATQTAAGLSDHLGCRLGRWYGGVTDPQILAQPAFAALREPHERVHLYGKRALERHAQGDGEGTRTAVAEMNRASHEVLDLLGEIGAALADRDPASA, from the coding sequence ATGCGCATCGGCATTTCCGCCCGTTTCGCCGGAGCGATGGTGGGGGTTTCGCTGGCCGCCGCCGCCACGACCGGTTTCGCCGTCAACGTCTACTTCGCCGAGGTGATCCGCCGCGCCGAGGAGAGCGACCTTCAGAACCGCTTCGGCCTGCTGACCGCCGCGATCGCCGCCTCGGCCGAACAGGCGAAGGCGATGGCGTCGCTGGCGGCGGCGTTGCCGGGGGTGGCGGAAACCGTGGCGGCGGGCGATCGCGACCGCCTCGCCGCGCAGATGGCGCCGGTCTTCGCGCGGCTCGCCAAACCCTACGGCATCGAGCAGTTCCAGTTCCATCTGCCCCCGGCGACCTCGTTCCTGCGAGTGCATGCCCCCGCCAAGTTCGGCGACGACCTGTCGAAGATCCGCGAGACGGTGGTCGAGGCCAACGCCCGCCGCGTGCCGGTGGTCGGTCTCGAAACCGGCGTCGCCGGGCTCGGCATCCGCGGCGTGGTGCCGCTCGCCGTCGGGGATCGCCACGTCGGAACCGTCGAGTTCGGCCTCGCTCTCGGCAAGAGCTTCTTCGAAGACTTCAAGGCCGCCCACCGCGCCGACGCGGCGCTGCTGATTCCGGCGCATGACGGCGGCTACCGCATCTTCGCGGGCACCGTCTCCGCCGCGCGCCTCAGCCGCGAAGAGTTCGCGCGCGCGCTGGCGGGCGAAACGGTGGTGCGGAACGATACCGTCGACGGCCGCAACGTCGCGATTCTCGGCCGCGCCGTGCCCGACTATTCGGGCCGCCCGGTCGGCGTGGCGGAAATCGCCATGGATGCCGAGACCTACGTCGGTCAGTTGCGCGAAAGCCGCCGCACCGTGCTGATGCTGGTCGGCGGAATCGCCGCGCTCGCCGCGGCGATCAGCATCGTCGTCGCGCGCGGCATCACCGGGCCGATCCGCGCCTTCACCGCCGCGATGGAGCGCATCAGCCGCCAGGATTTCGCCGTCGACCTGCCGCAGACGGCGCGGGCCGACGAAATCGGCCTGATGGCGCGGGCGATCGCGGTGGTCCGCGACGAAGCGAAGGCACTCGCCACCCTTCAGTCCCGGCAGACGGAAATGGTCGAAGCGCTGCGGCGCGGCGAAGCCGAGACCCGCGACAGCATGCTCCGGCAGCTCGTCGGCGTCGTCGACGCGGCGGTGCAAAGCAACGAGGCGGGGCTGGTGCTCGCCGGCATGCTGGGCGATCTGCGCCGCACCGCTGGCGAAAGCCAGACCATCGCCGCCGCGATCGAGGAGATGGTCGCCTCCATCGGCAGCATCACCGAGAACTCCGAACGCGCCGCTGCAGAAGCCGAGAGCGCCGAGAGCGACGCGCGGGAAGGCGTCGCCGACGCCGAAACCGCCGACGCCGCGGCCGGAACCCTCGACGCCTCGATCGGCGACGCCGACACCAAGATCCGCGCCCTCGCCGAAGCCGCAGAACATATCGTTCCGATCATCGACCAGATCGAAACCATCGCCAGCCAGACCAACCTTCTCGCCTTGAACGCCACGATCGAGGCGGCGCGGGCGGGCGAAGCGGGCAAGGGATTCGCGGTGGTGGCAGGGGAGGTGAAGACCCTCGCCACCCAGACGGCGCGCGCCACCGACGACATCCGCGCCCGCATCGGCGCGGTGCGCGACGGCATGACCGCCGCTCTCTCGGCCATGCACGCCAGCACCCGGGCGGCGACCGCGTCTCGCGCCGCCGCGGACGGGCTGCGGGAACGGCTGGACGGAATCCTGCGGCGGATCGACGGGGTCAGCGCGCGCATGCGCGACATCGCGCAGATCCTCACCCAGCAGGCCGGGGCCGCGCACGAGGTTTCGGACAGCGGCGGGCGCGTCGCCGCCCTCGCCGGAGGCAATCTCGAACAGATCGACGCGATGCTCGCCTCGCTCACCCGGGCGAACACCGTCCTCGACGCCCGGGTCGAGGATTTCTCCTCGATCCGCTCCGCCAGGGCGGTGATCGAAATCGCCAAGAACGACCACGTGCGGTTCAAGCGGCAGGTGATCGAAACTCTCCTCGGCCGCGCCACGCAAACCGCGGCGGGCCTTTCGGACCATCTCGGTTGCCGTCTCGGACGATGGTACGGCGGCGTGACCGATCCGCAGATTCTCGCGCAACCGGCGTTCGCGGCGCTGCGCGAACCGCACGAACGCGTCCATCTGTACGGCAAGCGCGCGCTCGAACGTCACGCGCAGGGCGACGGCGAGGGAACCCGCACGGCGGTCGCGGAGATGAACCGCGCCTCCCACGAGGTTCTGGATCTTCTGGGAGAGATCGGCGCGGCGCTCGCCGACCGCGACCCGGCCTCCGCGTAG
- the hrcA gene encoding Heat-inducible transcription repressor HrcA, with translation MPETFSTAASPIRQLNDRSREVFRLIVDSYVETGEPVGSRTLSARLSQPLSPASIRAVMADLEELGLVYAPHTSAGRLPTEAGLRFFVSGLMEIGRLDAAERSLIESRCRQSGRDFSSALESTTALLSGLSRCAGLVFAPKAEAPLKHVEFVALEQGRALVVTVTRDGLVENRVISIPEDLPRSVLAEATNYLNAHIVGRTMAEAKSFVADELERHRSEIDALTKKVVEEGLAVWGGEPGGGALIVRGQANLLQDVHAIEELDRIRNLFEALEAKERMLSLLDIANQAEGVQIFIGSDNPLFEASGSSLIVAPFRSGPDKIVGAIGVVGPTRLNYGRIIPLVDFTAKVLTRLIG, from the coding sequence ATGCCCGAGACCTTTTCCACCGCCGCCTCGCCGATCCGCCAGTTGAACGACCGTTCGCGCGAGGTGTTCCGTCTGATCGTCGACAGCTACGTCGAAACCGGCGAGCCGGTGGGGTCGCGCACCCTCTCGGCGCGCCTCAGCCAACCGTTGTCGCCCGCGTCGATCCGCGCGGTGATGGCGGATCTCGAGGAGCTGGGGCTGGTCTACGCGCCGCATACCTCGGCGGGACGCCTGCCGACCGAGGCAGGGCTGCGGTTCTTCGTGTCCGGCCTGATGGAGATCGGCCGTCTCGACGCCGCCGAGCGCAGCCTGATCGAAAGCCGGTGCCGCCAGAGCGGCCGGGATTTCTCCTCCGCGCTCGAAAGCACCACGGCGCTGCTGTCGGGGCTGTCGCGCTGCGCCGGACTGGTGTTCGCGCCGAAGGCCGAGGCGCCGCTCAAGCACGTCGAGTTCGTGGCGCTCGAACAGGGGCGCGCCCTGGTGGTGACGGTGACGCGCGACGGGCTGGTGGAGAACCGGGTGATCTCGATCCCCGAGGACCTGCCGCGATCGGTGCTGGCGGAGGCCACCAACTACCTCAACGCCCACATCGTCGGCCGCACCATGGCGGAAGCGAAGAGCTTCGTCGCCGACGAGTTGGAACGCCACCGCAGCGAGATCGACGCCCTCACCAAGAAGGTGGTGGAGGAGGGCCTCGCGGTATGGGGCGGCGAGCCCGGCGGCGGCGCGCTGATCGTGCGCGGCCAGGCCAACCTGCTGCAGGACGTCCACGCGATCGAGGAACTCGACCGCATCCGCAACCTGTTCGAGGCGCTCGAGGCGAAGGAGCGGATGCTCTCGCTTTTGGATATTGCGAATCAGGCCGAAGGCGTCCAAATCTTCATCGGTTCCGACAACCCGTTGTTCGAGGCCTCCGGCTCGTCGCTGATCGTCGCGCCGTTCCGCTCCGGCCCGGACAAGATCGTCGGCGCGATCGGCGTGGTCGGCCCGACCCGCCTCAATTACGGCCGCATCATCCCCCTGGTGGATTTTACCGCCAAGGTCCTCACCCGGCTGATCGGCTGA
- a CDS encoding Coproporphyrinogen III oxidase, anaerobic — protein MSPETAFHLYVHWPYCRSKCGYCDFASYVPRQAWDPAKFVAAYRADIAALRARTGARELGSVFFGGGTPSLAEPAVIGAVVEAAMAAWEPRGDCEVTLEANPGTVDKARLRALRDAGVNRLSVGAQSFDAASLKALGREHSVDDTKHALTWAHDIFDRLSFDLITARPGLSLALWEDELAEALAFAGEHLSIYQLTVEDGTPLARAVAEGRVTMPDEETGAEIFEATRRILAAAGRPAYEVSNFARPGAACRHNLGIWRGADYGGVGPAAHGRLTLEEGRFATRHAPDVHAWLKGPPAPRMEPLDAEERAREHLMMALRLTEGVATPGFAARFADAGFADPRELMNRDALDEAVGLGLMVSDDAGVRATEAGVLLLNALTARLLD, from the coding sequence ATGTCCCCCGAAACCGCATTCCATCTCTACGTCCACTGGCCCTACTGCCGCAGCAAGTGCGGGTACTGCGACTTTGCCAGCTACGTGCCGCGGCAGGCGTGGGACCCGGCGAAGTTCGTCGCCGCCTACCGGGCCGACATCGCGGCGCTGCGGGCGCGCACCGGGGCGCGGGAGCTGGGATCGGTGTTCTTCGGCGGCGGCACGCCGTCGCTGGCCGAGCCCGCGGTAATCGGCGCGGTGGTGGAGGCGGCGATGGCGGCGTGGGAGCCGCGCGGCGATTGCGAGGTGACGCTCGAGGCCAACCCCGGCACGGTCGACAAGGCGCGGCTGCGGGCGCTGCGCGACGCCGGGGTGAACCGGCTGTCGGTGGGCGCGCAGAGCTTCGATGCGGCGTCGCTCAAGGCGCTCGGGCGCGAGCATTCGGTGGACGACACCAAGCATGCGCTGACCTGGGCGCACGACATCTTCGACCGTCTGTCGTTCGACCTCATCACCGCGCGGCCGGGCCTGAGCCTGGCGTTGTGGGAGGACGAACTGGCGGAGGCGCTCGCGTTCGCGGGCGAGCATCTGTCGATCTATCAGCTTACCGTCGAGGACGGCACGCCGCTCGCGCGCGCGGTGGCGGAGGGCCGGGTGACGATGCCCGACGAGGAAACCGGCGCGGAGATCTTCGAGGCGACGCGGCGGATCCTCGCGGCGGCGGGGCGTCCGGCCTACGAGGTCTCCAACTTCGCGCGGCCGGGGGCGGCCTGCCGCCACAACCTCGGCATCTGGCGCGGCGCCGACTACGGCGGCGTCGGCCCGGCGGCGCACGGTCGCCTGACCCTCGAGGAAGGGCGCTTCGCCACCCGCCACGCGCCCGACGTCCACGCCTGGCTGAAGGGGCCGCCCGCGCCGCGGATGGAGCCGCTCGACGCCGAGGAGCGCGCCCGCGAACACCTGATGATGGCGCTGCGCCTGACCGAGGGCGTGGCCACGCCGGGGTTCGCCGCGCGGTTCGCCGACGCCGGGTTCGCCGACCCGCGCGAACTGATGAACCGCGACGCCCTCGACGAAGCCGTCGGCCTCGGCCTGATGGTCTCCGACGATGCGGGGGTACGCGCCACCGAGGCCGGGGTGCTGCTGCTCAACGCCCTCACCGCCCGCCTTCTCGATTGA
- the yggV gene encoding dITP/XTP pyrophosphatase (Evidence 2a : Function of homologous gene experimentally demonstrated in an other organism; PubMedId : 12297000, 12791149; Product type e : enzyme) codes for MARRFDDVKLVIASHNPGKVREIGELLAPHRVDVVSAGELGLPEPEETGETFADNARLKALAAAEGAGLPALADDSGLCVVALDGAPGIYSARWAGPNKDFAHAMERVRVALDDTPDREAYFVCVLALAWPDGHVETFEGRVYGRLVFPPRGDRGFGYDPIFEPVGETRTFGEMDAAEKHAMSHRAQAFELLLAGCFGDK; via the coding sequence ATGGCCCGCCGCTTCGACGACGTCAAGCTGGTGATCGCCAGCCACAATCCGGGCAAGGTCCGCGAAATCGGCGAGCTTCTCGCGCCGCACCGCGTCGACGTGGTGTCGGCGGGCGAGCTCGGCCTTCCCGAACCGGAGGAGACCGGCGAAACCTTCGCCGACAACGCCAGGCTCAAGGCCCTGGCGGCGGCGGAGGGCGCGGGCCTGCCCGCCCTCGCCGACGATTCCGGCCTGTGCGTCGTCGCCCTCGACGGCGCGCCCGGCATCTACTCCGCACGTTGGGCCGGGCCGAACAAGGATTTCGCCCACGCGATGGAGCGGGTCCGCGTCGCCCTCGACGACACCCCCGACCGCGAAGCCTATTTCGTCTGCGTTCTCGCGCTCGCGTGGCCCGACGGCCACGTCGAAACCTTCGAGGGCCGGGTCTACGGCCGCCTCGTCTTCCCGCCGCGCGGCGACCGGGGTTTCGGCTACGATCCGATCTTCGAGCCGGTCGGCGAAACCCGCACCTTCGGCGAAATGGACGCGGCGGAAAAGCACGCGATGTCCCACCGCGCCCAGGCGTTCGAGCTGCTGCTGGCCGGGTGCTTCGGGGACAAGTAA
- a CDS encoding conserved hypothetical protein (Evidence 4 : Homologs of previously reported genes of unknown function), translated as MTRLFAVLLGGRASKSNTELHDVVFVAADRVEAAYDQLLEKWFGLPDRVHVDSWMEISAADGHRVVLGGAPVPGKRLWYVNLGTYADDRFAEIHANGLFVAATADAAKMRAKAELLAGWPGDVHTDDVLDVEATLARPGLTLGLEPAEGLAPPRFHNGYLPLPKDAVAAFKARR; from the coding sequence ATGACCCGTCTCTTCGCCGTCCTGCTCGGCGGCCGCGCTTCCAAGAGCAACACCGAGCTCCACGACGTCGTGTTCGTCGCCGCCGACCGCGTCGAGGCGGCCTACGATCAGCTTCTGGAGAAATGGTTCGGCCTGCCCGACCGCGTCCACGTCGACAGCTGGATGGAAATCTCCGCCGCCGACGGCCACCGCGTCGTTCTCGGCGGTGCGCCGGTTCCGGGCAAGCGCCTGTGGTACGTCAACCTCGGCACCTATGCCGACGACCGATTCGCCGAAATCCACGCCAACGGGCTGTTCGTCGCCGCCACCGCCGACGCGGCGAAGATGCGCGCCAAGGCCGAGCTTCTCGCGGGCTGGCCGGGCGACGTCCACACCGACGACGTTCTCGACGTCGAGGCGACCCTCGCCCGTCCCGGTCTCACCCTCGGTCTCGAACCCGCCGAGGGCCTTGCGCCGCCGCGGTTCCACAACGGCTATCTGCCGCTGCCGAAGGACGCGGTCGCCGCCTTCAAAGCCCGCAGGTAG
- the grpE gene encoding Protein GrpE → MTQETEANRPEAAETPETPEVEAVQPAPEDRIAELEAEVAKLKDAYIRAHADMENLRKRTAAELEQKLKYAQQPLANAILPVADNLRRALGAVPQGEAAADDAIRNLIIGLEMTEKELLDALARNQVKPVPGVGAPFDPHLHQAVQEVEDPEVPTGTVVQVFQTGYQIHDRLLRAAMVVVSKGGPKGQGQEPGGPGMTVDTQA, encoded by the coding sequence GTGACCCAGGAAACCGAAGCCAACCGCCCCGAAGCCGCCGAAACCCCGGAGACCCCCGAGGTCGAGGCCGTGCAGCCCGCCCCCGAGGACCGGATCGCCGAACTCGAGGCCGAGGTGGCGAAGCTCAAGGACGCCTATATCCGCGCCCACGCGGACATGGAAAACCTGCGCAAGCGCACCGCGGCGGAACTCGAACAAAAGCTCAAGTACGCGCAGCAGCCGCTCGCCAACGCGATCCTGCCGGTGGCCGACAACCTCCGCCGCGCCCTCGGCGCGGTGCCGCAGGGCGAGGCCGCGGCGGACGACGCGATCCGGAACCTGATCATCGGTCTCGAAATGACCGAGAAGGAATTGCTCGACGCGCTCGCCCGCAATCAGGTGAAGCCGGTGCCGGGCGTCGGCGCGCCGTTCGACCCGCACCTCCATCAGGCGGTGCAGGAAGTCGAGGATCCGGAAGTGCCGACCGGCACGGTGGTGCAGGTGTTCCAGACCGGCTATCAGATCCACGACCGCCTGTTGCGCGCGGCGATGGTGGTGGTCTCCAAGGGCGGGCCGAAGGGCCAGGGCCAGGAACCGGGCGGCCCCGGCATGACGGTGGACACCCAGGCCTGA
- the dnaQ gene encoding DNA polymerase III subunit epsilon, whose amino-acid sequence MREVALDTETTGLDPESGDRLVEIACVELINHQPTENYFHKYVNPLRDVPEEAVRIHGLTREFLADKPLFEEIVEDFLAFVGDAPIVAHNASFDVNFINAELKRCNRATIPADRAIDTLKIAKERFPGARNTLDALCQRFGIDNTQRTLHGALLDTRLLAEVYLELNGGREPGLAFAAETESAGPLATIVVNRPFREPRPHAATAEELAAFEAFLDKIPDPIWRKG is encoded by the coding sequence ATGCGTGAAGTCGCCCTCGATACCGAAACCACCGGGCTGGACCCCGAATCCGGCGACCGTCTGGTCGAAATCGCCTGCGTCGAGCTGATCAACCACCAGCCGACCGAGAACTATTTCCATAAATACGTCAATCCGTTGCGCGACGTTCCCGAGGAAGCGGTGCGGATTCACGGGTTGACCCGCGAATTCCTTGCCGACAAGCCGTTGTTCGAGGAAATCGTCGAGGACTTCCTTGCGTTCGTCGGCGACGCACCGATCGTCGCCCACAACGCCAGTTTCGACGTCAATTTCATCAACGCCGAACTGAAGCGCTGCAACCGCGCGACGATTCCCGCCGACCGCGCCATCGACACCCTGAAAATCGCCAAGGAGCGGTTTCCGGGCGCGCGCAATACTCTGGACGCCCTGTGCCAGCGCTTCGGTATCGACAACACCCAGCGCACGTTGCACGGCGCGTTGCTCGATACCCGGCTGCTGGCGGAGGTCTACCTCGAGCTCAACGGCGGCCGCGAGCCGGGTCTCGCGTTCGCGGCGGAGACCGAAAGCGCCGGGCCGCTGGCGACGATCGTCGTCAACCGGCCGTTCCGCGAGCCGCGCCCGCACGCCGCCACGGCGGAGGAGCTCGCCGCCTTCGAGGCGTTTCTCGACAAGATCCCCGATCCGATCTGGCGCAAGGGCTGA